The following are encoded together in the Flavobacteriales bacterium genome:
- a CDS encoding ABC transporter ATP-binding protein → MTNIILDYRKVSIGLKKGDEDILLTSDVSIQVKTRELFSLVGESGSGKGISSFAIFDMFPQPGGYLKNGEIYFEGVDLLKITEQEKSKIRGNEISMIFQEPGSALNPLMKVKKQLAEVFSYHSFDGNVNTGIYEVMGKVGFTDVERILNAYPHELSGGMQQRVMIAMAILLKPKLLIADEPTTALDVTIQAQVMDLLLEIQEEMGMSIIFISHNLALVSQYADHMAIMCKGEIVETHDMKNDLSGLKHSYSRQLIEAVPKL, encoded by the coding sequence ATGACTAATATTATTTTAGATTATAGAAAGGTATCTATTGGCCTTAAAAAAGGGGATGAAGATATTTTACTCACTTCTGATGTAAGTATCCAAGTTAAAACACGAGAACTATTTTCTTTGGTGGGTGAATCTGGATCGGGAAAAGGTATTAGTTCTTTTGCTATCTTTGATATGTTTCCTCAGCCGGGCGGGTATCTCAAGAATGGTGAAATTTATTTTGAGGGTGTAGATCTTTTAAAAATTACTGAGCAAGAGAAAAGTAAAATTAGGGGTAATGAAATAAGTATGATATTCCAAGAACCGGGGTCTGCTCTTAATCCCTTAATGAAAGTTAAAAAGCAACTAGCAGAAGTTTTTTCCTATCATTCCTTTGATGGAAATGTAAATACCGGTATATATGAGGTGATGGGTAAGGTTGGATTTACTGATGTTGAACGAATATTAAATGCCTACCCACATGAACTTTCAGGTGGGATGCAACAAAGGGTCATGATTGCAATGGCGATCTTGTTAAAACCAAAACTTTTGATAGCCGATGAACCCACAACAGCATTAGATGTAACTATTCAGGCTCAAGTAATGGATTTACTTTTAGAAATTCAAGAAGAAATGGGAATGTCAATTATTTTTATATCTCACAATTTGGCTCTAGTTTCTCAATATGCGGATCATATGGCCATAATGTGTAAGGGTGAAATTGTGGAAACCCATGATATGAAAAATGATTTATCAGGTTTAAAACATTCTTATAGTCGACAGTTAATTGAAGCTGTTCCAAAATTATAA
- a CDS encoding ABC transporter permease subunit: MIIFSESTINRWISFKKIKRSYYSFLILSIAYLLSLFSHFIAIDKPLIMKYNVNYYFPSVFFYQDLEFGGDYKTEADYTSMIYEGFFKNESNWCIQPIIPHDPLHSYLESKGVPPHAPSLVHWVGTDISGRDILSRLIHGFRICMSFAISLTIISTIIGIIIGGVQGYFAGRVDIYIQRAIEIWSTLPFLYIVILIGSIYGRSFTMLIIVMSLFQWIGLSYYMRGEFLKIKNYTYIKAAKSLGLSNINIFFSEILPNAITPVITIAPFSLIGSIGALTALDFLGFGLQPPTPSWGELLSQGLQSLYAPWITISAVTALFITLLLATFIGEGVREAFDPKGNRAHD; encoded by the coding sequence ATTATAATTTTTTCCGAGAGCACAATTAATAGGTGGATTTCATTTAAAAAAATAAAGCGCTCTTATTATTCTTTTTTGATTCTATCGATTGCTTATCTCCTTTCATTGTTTAGTCATTTCATTGCAATTGATAAACCTTTAATAATGAAATATAATGTAAACTATTATTTTCCTTCGGTTTTTTTTTATCAAGATTTAGAATTTGGAGGTGATTATAAAACCGAAGCGGATTATACATCAATGATTTATGAAGGTTTTTTTAAAAATGAATCAAATTGGTGTATACAGCCAATTATACCTCACGATCCTTTGCATTCTTATTTAGAATCTAAAGGTGTACCTCCTCATGCGCCCTCCTTAGTCCATTGGGTGGGTACGGATATAAGTGGAAGAGATATTTTATCTCGGTTAATTCATGGATTTAGGATATGTATGTCATTTGCTATATCTCTTACAATTATTTCCACAATAATCGGGATAATTATAGGGGGGGTTCAAGGGTATTTTGCTGGAAGGGTAGATATTTATATACAAAGGGCTATAGAAATTTGGTCTACACTACCTTTTTTATATATTGTTATTTTAATAGGTTCTATTTATGGAAGAAGTTTTACTATGCTCATTATAGTAATGAGTTTGTTTCAATGGATCGGCTTATCATATTATATGAGAGGGGAATTTTTAAAAATTAAGAATTATACCTATATAAAAGCAGCAAAGTCTTTAGGCTTATCCAATATTAATATCTTTTTTTCAGAAATATTACCAAACGCTATTACTCCTGTGATCACGATAGCGCCTTTTTCATTAATTGGAAGTATAGGAGCTTTAACTGCATTGGACTTTTTGGGATTTGGTCTCCAACCTCCAACACCCTCCTGGGGTGAACTATTAAGTCAAGGTTTACAAAGTTTGTATGCCCCTTGGATTACAATTTCTGCGGTGACTGCATTATTTATTACTTTGTTATTAGCAACATTCATAGGAGAGGGCGTGAGGGAAGCCTTTGATCCTAAAGGGAATAGAGCACATGACTAA
- a CDS encoding ABC transporter permease subunit translates to MKRYLLKRLLLIVPTLFGITLVCFGLFQIVPGGPVEEYLVKVRQASVASGGDTSRALDTDEIENIKKYFGFDKPVHIRYLLWVKNVLTLDLGESYSHNEPVWDVIVSKFPISIFFGLTSFILSYLICIPLGLYKAIYNLTRFDKWSSIFIFSGYVIPGYALGTLLIILFCGGTFLDIFPLSNIISDNFESLSVTGKITDFLHHMILPMICYMAGEFAFLTMLFKNSLLEEINKDYIRTAILKGSTLNKAIWKHAFRNGLIPIATRIGEIFTVMFAGALLIEKVFDIDGMGLLSYNAILARDYNLVMGIIFLSSIMTLLGRLFADVMYVVVDPRIDFK, encoded by the coding sequence ATGAAAAGATATTTATTAAAGAGATTATTATTAATTGTACCTACTTTATTTGGAATAACTCTAGTTTGCTTTGGGTTATTTCAAATAGTCCCTGGGGGCCCGGTAGAGGAATATTTGGTCAAGGTAAGACAGGCTAGTGTTGCCAGCGGTGGAGACACTAGTAGAGCATTAGACACTGATGAAATTGAGAATATAAAAAAATATTTTGGATTTGATAAACCGGTTCATATAAGATATTTATTATGGGTCAAAAATGTACTTACTTTAGATCTCGGAGAATCATATTCTCATAATGAACCTGTGTGGGATGTCATTGTTAGCAAATTTCCTATTTCAATATTTTTTGGTTTAACTTCATTTATTTTGTCCTATTTAATTTGTATTCCTTTAGGACTATATAAAGCAATATACAATTTGACAAGATTTGATAAATGGAGTTCTATTTTTATTTTTTCGGGCTATGTCATTCCAGGTTACGCTTTGGGAACCTTGCTTATCATATTATTTTGTGGTGGAACCTTTTTAGATATATTCCCATTGTCAAACATAATTTCTGATAATTTTGAGTCTTTAAGTGTTACTGGAAAAATTACCGACTTTTTGCACCATATGATACTTCCGATGATTTGTTATATGGCGGGTGAGTTTGCCTTTTTAACTATGCTTTTTAAAAATAGTTTGCTAGAAGAAATAAATAAAGACTATATTAGGACTGCTATTTTAAAAGGTTCTACATTAAATAAAGCAATATGGAAACACGCATTTAGAAATGGGTTAATTCCCATTGCTACGAGAATAGGAGAGATATTTACTGTAATGTTTGCTGGTGCTTTACTTATTGAAAAAGTTTTTGATATCGATGGTATGGGCCTACTCTCGTATAACGCAATTCTGGCGAGAGATTATAATTTGGTGATGGGAATAATTTTTCTTTCGAGTATTATGACATTACTAGGACGGTTGTTTGCAGATGTGATGTATGTGGTAGTGGATCCAAGAATTGATTTTAAATAA
- a CDS encoding ATP-binding cassette domain-containing protein, whose translation MKTLLSCKSLKTWFPLKKKLFSKETSFVKAVDGVDLELQEGKIISLVGESGSGKSTLGYNLLGLVPITSGELYLNGKQIDIKNMNAWDKYRKDYQIIYQESYSSLNPKNTIYEIISKPLLRHDVVDKKNLEFKVIELLEKVGLNADHLSRYPHAFSGGQRQRINIARTLGLSPKLI comes from the coding sequence ATGAAAACTTTATTAAGTTGTAAATCTTTAAAAACTTGGTTCCCGCTGAAGAAAAAATTATTTTCTAAGGAGACCTCTTTTGTAAAGGCAGTAGATGGAGTAGATTTAGAACTACAAGAAGGAAAGATTATTTCTCTTGTGGGTGAATCTGGATCGGGAAAGAGTACTTTGGGATACAATCTGTTAGGACTAGTACCCATAACTTCTGGTGAATTATATTTAAATGGCAAACAAATTGATATTAAAAATATGAATGCTTGGGATAAATATCGAAAAGATTATCAAATCATTTATCAAGAGTCTTATTCTTCCCTTAATCCAAAAAATACAATTTATGAAATTATTTCTAAACCTCTTTTGAGGCATGACGTAGTAGATAAAAAAAATCTAGAATTTAAAGTCATTGAATTATTAGAGAAAGTTGGACTAAATGCGGATCATTTGTCGCGTTATCCCCATGCCTTTTCTGGTGGTCAAAGACAAAGAATAAATATTGCTAGAACTTTAGGTTTAAGTCCTAAACTAATTAT